A window from Exiguobacterium marinum DSM 16307 encodes these proteins:
- a CDS encoding PTS sugar transporter subunit IIB: protein MNVYIACHSGFVTSAMAAKLFAQASEGRLPCTITHGTIQNIPNEVDLILYQEGATPVTHPTARVRSVRQLLSLEEYRLLVEEWMDEHET from the coding sequence ATGAACGTATACATTGCTTGCCATAGTGGGTTTGTAACGAGTGCGATGGCAGCGAAGTTGTTCGCACAGGCGAGCGAGGGACGCTTGCCTTGTACGATTACGCACGGAACGATTCAAAACATCCCGAACGAGGTGGATTTGATTCTCTATCAGGAAGGGGCGACCCCGGTCACCCATCCGACAGCACGTGTCCGGTCAGTCCGACAACTCCTGTCGCTCGAGGAATACCGACTACTTGTCGAAGAATGGATGGATGAGCATGAGACATGA